From a single Leclercia sp. AS011 genomic region:
- the queC gene encoding 7-cyano-7-deazaguanine synthase QueC, with translation MKRAVVVFSGGQDSTTCLVQALQQYDEVHCVTFDYGQRHSEEIEVAQKLAVKLGARAHKVLDVTLLNELAVSSLTRDSIPVPDYEPDAEGIPNTFVPGRNILFLTLTAIYAYQVQAEAIITGVCETDFSGYPDCRDEFVKALNHAVNLGMAKDIRFETPLMWLDKAETWALADYWGKLDLVRNETLTCYNGIQGDGCGQCAACNLRANGLNHYLADKVGVMAALKKKTGLN, from the coding sequence ATGAAACGTGCCGTTGTCGTGTTCAGTGGAGGCCAGGACTCCACGACCTGTCTGGTTCAGGCTCTGCAGCAATATGATGAAGTCCACTGTGTGACTTTTGACTATGGTCAGCGCCATAGCGAAGAGATTGAGGTCGCGCAGAAACTGGCGGTGAAACTCGGCGCACGGGCGCATAAGGTACTGGATGTCACCCTGCTAAATGAACTTGCGGTGAGCAGCCTCACCCGCGACAGCATTCCGGTGCCGGACTACGAACCGGATGCCGAAGGGATCCCAAATACCTTCGTGCCGGGACGTAATATCCTCTTCCTGACCCTCACCGCCATCTACGCGTATCAGGTCCAGGCCGAGGCAATCATTACCGGCGTGTGCGAAACCGACTTCTCCGGCTACCCGGACTGCCGTGACGAGTTTGTGAAAGCCCTCAACCACGCCGTGAATCTGGGGATGGCCAAGGATATCCGCTTCGAAACGCCGCTAATGTGGCTCGATAAAGCCGAAACCTGGGCGCTGGCCGACTACTGGGGCAAGCTGGATCTGGTGCGTAACGAAACGTTGACCTGCTACAACGGCATTCAGGGCGATGGCTGCGGCCAGTGCGCCGCCTGTAACCTGCGTGCCAACGGCCTGAACCACTACCTGGCGGATAAAGTCGGAGTCATGGCGGCCCTGAAAAAGAAAACCGGTCTTAACTGA
- the lon gene encoding endopeptidase La: MNPERSERIEIPVLPLRDVVVYPHMVIPLFVGREKSIRCLEAAMDHDKKIMLVAQKEASTDEPGVNDLFTVGTVASILQMLKLPDGTVKVLVEGLQRARITTLSDDGEHFAAKAEYLDSPQLDEREQEVLVRTAISQFEGYIKLNKKIPPEVLTSLNSIDDPARLADTIAAHMPLKLADKQSVLEMSDVNERLEYLMAMMESEIDLLQVEKRIRNRVKKQMEKSQREYYLNEQMKAIQKELGEMDDAPDENEALKRKIDAAKMPKEAKEKAEAELQKLKMMSPMSAEATVVRGYIEWMVQVPWNARSKVKKDLRQAQEILDTDHYGLERVKDRILEYLAVQSRVNKLKGPILCLVGPPGVGKTSLGQSIAKATGRKYIRMALGGVRDEAEIRGHRRTYIGSMPGKLIQKMAKVGVKNPLFLLDEIDKMSSDMRGDPASALLEVLDPEQNVAFSDHYLEVDYDLSDVMFVATSNSMNIPAPLLDRMEVIRLSGYTEDEKLNIARRHLLSKQIERNALKESELTVDDSAIIGIIRYYTREAGVRSLEREISKLCRKAVKQLLLDKSLKHIEINGDNLHEYLGVQRYDYGRADSENRVGQVTGLAWTEVGGDLLTIETACVPGKGKLTYTGSLGEVMQESIQAALTVVRARAEKLGINPDFYEKRDIHVHVPEGATPKDGPSAGIAMCSALVSCLTGNPVRADVAMTGEITLRGQVLPIGGLKEKLLAAHRGGIKTVLIPYENKRDLEEIPDNVIADLDIHPVKRIEEVLTLALQNEPYGMQVVTAK, encoded by the coding sequence ATGAATCCTGAGCGTTCTGAACGCATTGAAATCCCCGTATTGCCGTTGCGCGATGTGGTGGTTTATCCGCACATGGTCATACCCTTATTTGTAGGGCGGGAAAAATCTATCCGTTGCCTTGAAGCCGCCATGGATCATGATAAAAAAATCATGCTGGTTGCGCAGAAAGAAGCATCAACGGATGAGCCGGGTGTAAACGATCTTTTCACCGTCGGGACCGTGGCCTCTATTTTACAAATGCTGAAGCTGCCTGATGGCACCGTGAAGGTGCTGGTCGAGGGGCTGCAGCGTGCGCGTATTACCACGCTATCTGATGATGGTGAACACTTCGCAGCAAAAGCGGAATACCTGGACTCGCCTCAGCTCGACGAGCGTGAGCAAGAGGTACTGGTTCGCACCGCGATCAGTCAGTTTGAAGGCTATATCAAGCTGAATAAAAAAATCCCGCCAGAAGTGCTGACGTCGCTGAACAGCATTGACGATCCTGCACGTCTGGCCGACACCATCGCTGCGCACATGCCGCTGAAGCTGGCTGACAAACAGTCCGTGCTGGAGATGTCCGACGTTAACGAGCGTCTGGAATATCTGATGGCGATGATGGAGTCTGAAATCGATCTGCTGCAGGTTGAGAAACGCATTCGCAACCGCGTCAAAAAGCAGATGGAGAAATCTCAGCGCGAGTACTATCTGAACGAGCAGATGAAGGCCATTCAGAAAGAGCTCGGTGAGATGGACGACGCACCGGACGAAAACGAAGCGCTGAAGCGTAAGATCGACGCGGCGAAAATGCCGAAAGAGGCAAAAGAGAAGGCCGAAGCAGAACTGCAGAAGCTGAAAATGATGTCTCCGATGTCGGCAGAAGCGACGGTTGTACGTGGCTATATCGAGTGGATGGTTCAGGTTCCGTGGAATGCCCGCAGCAAGGTCAAAAAAGACCTGCGTCAGGCCCAGGAGATCCTGGATACCGACCACTACGGTCTGGAACGCGTCAAAGACCGCATCCTCGAGTATCTCGCGGTTCAGAGCCGTGTTAACAAGCTCAAGGGCCCAATTCTGTGCCTGGTCGGGCCGCCGGGGGTGGGTAAAACCTCTCTGGGTCAGTCGATTGCCAAAGCCACCGGCCGTAAATACATCCGTATGGCGCTGGGCGGCGTGCGTGACGAAGCGGAAATCCGCGGTCACCGTCGGACCTATATTGGTTCAATGCCAGGCAAACTGATCCAGAAAATGGCGAAAGTGGGCGTTAAAAACCCGCTGTTCCTGCTGGATGAGATCGACAAAATGTCTTCTGACATGCGTGGCGACCCGGCTTCAGCCCTGCTTGAAGTGCTGGATCCAGAGCAGAACGTGGCGTTTAGCGATCACTACCTGGAAGTGGACTACGACCTCAGCGATGTGATGTTCGTGGCGACCTCCAACTCCATGAATATCCCGGCTCCGCTGCTGGATCGTATGGAAGTGATCCGTCTTTCTGGCTACACCGAAGACGAAAAACTGAATATTGCCCGTCGTCACCTGCTGTCGAAGCAGATTGAACGTAACGCACTGAAAGAAAGCGAATTGACCGTTGATGACAGTGCGATTATCGGCATTATTCGTTACTACACTCGTGAAGCGGGCGTGCGTAGCCTGGAGCGTGAAATCTCCAAGCTGTGTCGTAAGGCGGTGAAACAGCTGCTGCTCGACAAGTCGTTGAAGCACATTGAAATTAATGGCGACAACCTGCATGAATACCTCGGTGTTCAGCGCTACGATTATGGCCGTGCGGACAGCGAAAACCGCGTCGGTCAGGTGACTGGCCTGGCGTGGACGGAAGTGGGCGGCGATCTGCTGACCATCGAAACCGCCTGCGTACCGGGTAAAGGCAAGCTGACCTACACCGGCTCGCTGGGTGAAGTGATGCAGGAGTCCATTCAGGCTGCGCTGACCGTGGTGCGCGCGCGTGCGGAAAAACTGGGTATCAATCCGGACTTTTACGAAAAACGCGACATTCACGTTCACGTGCCGGAAGGGGCAACGCCGAAAGATGGCCCAAGCGCGGGTATCGCCATGTGCAGTGCCCTGGTGTCCTGTCTGACCGGCAACCCGGTGCGTGCCGATGTGGCAATGACCGGTGAAATCACCCTGCGTGGTCAGGTTCTGCCGATTGGCGGTTTGAAAGAAAAACTGCTGGCAGCTCACCGTGGCGGCATTAAAACGGTCCTCATCCCGTATGAGAACAAGCGCGATCTGGAAGAGATTCCGGATAACGTTATCGCCGATCTGGATATCCATCCGGTGAAACGTATTGAGGAAGTTCTGACCCTTGCACTGCAGAACGAGCCTTACGGAATGCAGGTTGTGACCGCAAAATAG
- a CDS encoding YbgC/FadM family acyl-CoA thioesterase: MQTQIKVRGYHLDVYQHVNNARYLEFLEEARWDGLENSESFQWMTARRIAFVVANININYRRPAVLSDLLTVTSQLQQLNGKSGVLSQVVTLEPEGQVVADALITFVCIDLQTQKALPLEGELREKLELLIK, encoded by the coding sequence ATGCAGACTCAAATCAAAGTACGCGGTTACCACCTCGATGTTTATCAACACGTTAATAACGCACGTTATCTTGAGTTTCTTGAAGAGGCGCGCTGGGATGGGCTGGAAAACAGCGAAAGTTTTCAGTGGATGACCGCGCGTCGTATCGCCTTTGTGGTGGCGAACATCAACATTAACTATCGCCGTCCCGCGGTACTCAGCGATCTCCTCACCGTCACCAGCCAGTTACAGCAGCTGAACGGTAAAAGCGGAGTATTGAGCCAGGTTGTAACGCTGGAACCGGAAGGGCAGGTGGTGGCAGATGCGCTGATCACATTTGTCTGCATCGATCTGCAAACCCAGAAAGCGCTGCCGCTGGAAGGGGAGTTACGTGAGAAGCTGGAGCTGTTAATCAAGTAA
- a CDS encoding PLP-dependent cysteine synthase family protein — MNSSWVKNAISEINADYQRSADTHLIRLTLPGFAGIQLYLKDESTHPTGSLKHRLARSLFLYGLCNGWINEGTTIIESSSGSTAVSEAYFARLLGLPFIAVMPSCTAKRKIEQIEFYGGRCHFVESACEIYAASEMLARELNGHYMDQFTFAERATDWRGNNNIADSIFRQMQNEPHPVPAHIVMSAGTGGTSATIGRYIRCQGYDTRLMVVDPQNSVFLDYWQQRDPALRSPVGSKIEGIGRPRVEPSFIPDVVDEMLRVPDAASVATAHWLETQLGRKVGASTGTNMWGALQLAARMRDAGQTGSIVTLLCDSGERYLDTYYNAGWVKANIGDVTPWLAEIARLVK; from the coding sequence ATGAACAGCTCCTGGGTTAAAAACGCCATCAGTGAAATTAACGCCGATTATCAGCGCTCGGCGGACACGCACCTTATTCGCCTGACCCTGCCGGGTTTTGCCGGTATTCAGCTCTATCTGAAAGACGAAAGCACCCACCCCACCGGCAGTCTGAAGCACCGTCTGGCGCGCTCGCTGTTCCTGTACGGGCTGTGTAACGGCTGGATCAATGAAGGCACCACCATCATTGAATCCTCTTCCGGCTCAACCGCCGTTTCGGAAGCTTATTTCGCCCGCCTGCTCGGCCTGCCGTTTATCGCCGTGATGCCCTCCTGCACCGCAAAACGCAAAATCGAACAGATCGAATTTTACGGTGGTCGCTGTCACTTTGTGGAAAGCGCCTGTGAAATTTATGCCGCTTCGGAGATGCTGGCCCGGGAGCTGAACGGCCACTATATGGATCAGTTTACCTTTGCCGAACGGGCCACGGACTGGCGCGGCAACAACAACATTGCCGACAGTATTTTCCGCCAGATGCAAAATGAGCCCCATCCGGTGCCGGCCCATATCGTGATGAGCGCCGGAACCGGCGGCACCTCGGCCACCATTGGCCGCTATATTCGTTGCCAGGGCTACGATACCCGTTTGATGGTGGTGGATCCGCAGAACTCGGTGTTCCTGGATTACTGGCAGCAGCGCGATCCGGCCCTGCGCAGCCCGGTGGGCAGCAAAATCGAAGGTATTGGCCGCCCACGCGTTGAACCGTCGTTTATCCCGGATGTGGTGGACGAGATGCTCCGCGTACCGGATGCCGCCAGCGTCGCCACCGCCCACTGGCTGGAGACTCAGCTTGGCCGCAAGGTCGGGGCCTCTACCGGGACCAATATGTGGGGCGCATTACAGCTGGCAGCGCGGATGCGCGACGCCGGGCAAACCGGCTCGATCGTCACCCTGCTGTGCGACAGCGGTGAACGCTATCTGGACACCTACTATAATGCCGGGTGGGTGAAAGCCAACATTGGCGACGTGACGCCGTGGCTGGCGGAGATTGCCCGGCTGGTGAAATAA
- the hupB gene encoding nucleoid-associated protein HU-beta: protein MNKSQLIDKIAAGADISKAAAGRALDALIASVTESLQAGDDVALVGFGTFAVKERAARTGRNPQTGKEITIAAAKVPGFRAGKALKDAVN from the coding sequence GTGAATAAATCTCAACTGATTGACAAAATTGCTGCGGGTGCTGATATCTCCAAAGCTGCGGCTGGACGTGCGTTAGATGCTTTGATTGCTTCTGTTACCGAATCTCTGCAGGCTGGGGACGACGTGGCGCTGGTAGGTTTTGGTACTTTTGCTGTTAAAGAGCGTGCTGCCCGTACTGGCCGCAACCCTCAGACCGGTAAAGAGATCACCATCGCTGCTGCTAAAGTTCCGGGCTTCCGCGCCGGCAAAGCGCTGAAAGACGCAGTAAACTGA
- a CDS encoding SgrR family transcriptional regulator has protein sequence MRQLNRLNQYQRLWQPSAGAPQQVSVAELASRCFCSERHVRTLLRQAQEAGWLSWQARSGRGKRGELRFHVTPESLRNTMMEQALKRGQQHNALELAQLAPQALRALLHPFLGGQWQNNTPTLRIPYYRPLDPLHPGFLPGRAEQHLVGQIFSGLTRFNDTSSEPGGDLAHHWEISADGLSWHFYIRSTLHWHNGDKVEAAQLQNQLARLLTLPALRKLFNSVKQIEVTHPQCLTFVLHQPDYWLAHRLASYCSRLAHPDQPLTGSGPFRLAIFDADLVRLESHEQYHLGHPLLKAIEYWITPQLFDQDLGTSCRHPVQIAIGEPEELASLRLVSNSISLGFCYLTLKQSGRLSEAQARRLIDIIHHTSLLHTLPLDENLITPTQELLPGWSIPQWPQVHTPALPEALTLIYHLPVELHTMAEQLKRYLALEGCQLTVIFHDAKTWDGCTALADADMMMGDRLIGEAPEYTLEQWLRCDALWPHLLSAPQFAHLMATLDAVQVLPDPAARHLALKEVFSQLMERAVLTPLFNYQYQISAPPGVNGIRLNPRGWFDFTEAWLPAPKA, from the coding sequence ATGCGCCAGCTTAATCGACTTAATCAGTACCAGCGGCTGTGGCAACCCTCAGCCGGTGCGCCGCAGCAGGTCAGCGTCGCCGAGCTGGCCAGCCGCTGTTTTTGCAGCGAACGGCATGTGCGCACGCTTTTGCGTCAGGCCCAGGAGGCCGGGTGGCTAAGCTGGCAGGCCCGGTCAGGGCGCGGTAAGCGCGGCGAATTGCGCTTTCACGTCACGCCGGAATCGCTGCGCAATACGATGATGGAACAGGCGCTGAAACGCGGCCAGCAGCACAACGCTCTGGAACTGGCGCAGCTGGCACCCCAGGCGCTGCGTGCTTTGCTGCACCCGTTTCTGGGCGGACAGTGGCAGAACAACACTCCGACGCTGCGCATTCCCTATTACCGTCCCCTCGATCCGCTCCATCCGGGCTTTTTGCCCGGCCGCGCCGAGCAGCATCTGGTCGGGCAGATCTTTTCCGGTCTGACAAGGTTCAACGACACCAGCAGCGAGCCGGGCGGCGATCTGGCGCATCACTGGGAGATCTCAGCCGACGGGCTTAGCTGGCACTTCTACATTCGCTCCACGCTGCACTGGCATAACGGTGACAAAGTCGAGGCGGCCCAGCTCCAGAACCAGCTGGCGCGGCTGCTGACCCTGCCCGCCCTGCGCAAACTGTTCAACAGCGTCAAGCAGATTGAGGTGACCCATCCCCAGTGTCTGACCTTCGTGTTACACCAGCCGGACTACTGGCTGGCGCACCGCCTGGCGAGCTACTGCAGCCGTCTTGCCCATCCGGATCAGCCCCTGACGGGGAGCGGACCCTTCCGGCTGGCAATCTTCGACGCGGATCTGGTCCGGCTGGAGAGCCACGAGCAGTACCATCTGGGGCATCCGCTGCTGAAAGCAATTGAGTACTGGATCACTCCTCAGCTTTTTGACCAGGATTTAGGCACCAGCTGCCGCCATCCGGTACAGATCGCCATTGGCGAGCCGGAGGAGCTGGCCAGTCTGCGGCTGGTCAGTAACAGTATCAGCCTCGGTTTTTGCTATCTCACGCTGAAGCAGAGCGGCAGGTTAAGCGAGGCGCAGGCCCGCAGGCTGATCGACATCATTCATCACACCTCCCTGCTGCATACCCTGCCGCTGGATGAGAACCTTATTACCCCGACCCAGGAGTTGCTGCCGGGGTGGTCAATTCCGCAGTGGCCGCAGGTGCACACTCCTGCCCTGCCGGAGGCGCTGACCCTGATCTATCACCTGCCGGTGGAGTTACACACCATGGCGGAGCAGCTTAAACGCTACCTGGCTCTGGAAGGCTGCCAGTTAACGGTGATTTTCCATGATGCCAAAACCTGGGATGGCTGCACCGCCCTTGCGGATGCCGATATGATGATGGGCGACAGGTTGATTGGCGAAGCGCCGGAATACACCCTGGAGCAGTGGCTGCGCTGCGATGCGCTCTGGCCGCACCTGCTCAGTGCCCCGCAGTTCGCGCACCTGATGGCGACCCTGGATGCGGTTCAGGTTCTGCCCGATCCCGCGGCGCGCCATCTGGCGTTGAAAGAGGTGTTCTCGCAGTTAATGGAGCGTGCCGTCCTGACGCCGCTGTTTAACTATCAGTACCAAATCAGCGCCCCGCCGGGCGTGAACGGCATCCGCCTGAATCCGCGCGGCTGGTTTGATTTTACCGAGGCCTGGCTGCCGGCCCCGAAAGCGTGA
- the cof gene encoding HMP-PP phosphatase — protein sequence MARLAAFDMDGTLLMPDHRLGDKTLSTLKRLHERDITLTFATGRHVLEMRHLMGALSLDAFLITGNGTRIHSLEGEVLYRQDLAPDVAEQVLHTTWDTQASIHVFNDTGWLTGKALPALLDAHVYSGFQYQLTDLRRIPAHAVTKVCFCGDHDDLCRLRIQLNEALGNRAHLTFSAIDCLEVLPVGCNKGSALAVLSDHLGLTLQECMAFGDAMNDREMLGSVGRGLIMGNAMPQLIAELSHLPVIGHCRNEAVSHFLTHWLDTPDLPYSPE from the coding sequence ATGGCGCGGCTGGCTGCATTTGATATGGACGGCACCTTGTTAATGCCGGACCACCGTTTAGGCGACAAGACGCTGAGCACGCTGAAGCGACTGCATGAGCGCGACATTACGCTCACCTTCGCCACGGGCCGTCATGTGCTGGAGATGCGTCACCTGATGGGGGCACTCTCCCTCGATGCCTTTTTGATTACCGGCAACGGCACGCGCATCCACTCTCTGGAGGGGGAGGTGCTTTATCGTCAGGATTTGGCCCCGGACGTGGCGGAGCAGGTACTGCATACCACCTGGGACACCCAGGCCAGCATCCACGTGTTTAACGACACCGGCTGGCTGACCGGAAAAGCGCTCCCGGCGCTACTGGATGCGCACGTCTACAGTGGCTTCCAGTATCAGCTGACCGATCTGCGTCGTATCCCGGCGCATGCGGTGACTAAAGTCTGTTTCTGCGGCGATCACGACGATCTGTGCCGCCTGCGCATTCAGCTCAACGAGGCGCTGGGTAACCGTGCCCATTTGACCTTCTCGGCGATCGATTGCCTGGAGGTGCTGCCGGTCGGGTGCAACAAAGGTTCCGCCCTGGCGGTGCTGAGCGATCATCTGGGCTTAACCTTGCAGGAGTGTATGGCGTTTGGCGATGCGATGAACGATCGCGAGATGCTGGGCAGCGTGGGACGCGGCCTGATTATGGGTAATGCGATGCCGCAACTGATCGCTGAGCTCTCGCATTTACCGGTTATCGGACACTGCCGCAACGAGGCCGTGTCCCACTTTTTAACCCATTGGCTGGATACACCTGATCTTCCTTATTCCCCCGAATAG
- the ppiD gene encoding peptidylprolyl isomerase gives MMDSLRTAANSLVLKIIFGIIIVSFILTGVSGYLIGGSANYAAKVNDQEISRGQFENAFAGERNRMQQQLGDQFSELAANEGYMKNLRQQTLNRLIDEALLDQYARDLGLSISDDQVKKAIFSTPAFQNDGKFDNTRYNAIVNQMGMTPDQYAQALRNQLTTQQLINAVVGTDFMLKGEADELATLVSQQRVVREATFDVNALAAKQQASDEEVKSYYEQNKNNFTAPEQFRVSYIKLDAAAMQENATDAEIQSYYDQHQEQFTQPQRNRFSVIQTKTEDDAKAALEELNKGTDFATVAKEKSTDIISAKNGGDMGWLEEGTTPDELKNAGLKEKGQLSGVIKSSVGFLVVRLDDITPATTKPLADVRDDIAAKVKQEKALDGFYALQQKVSDAASNDNESLAGAEQAAGAKAVTTGWFGHDNLPEELNFKPVADAIFNGGLVGENGTPGSNSDIITVDGDRAFVLRVSEHKPEAIKPLDEVKDQITALVKHNKAVQQAKLDAEKLLAELKAGKGDEALKAAGLSFGEAKTLSRTGQDPISQAAFGLSLPAKDKPSFGIANDMQGNVVVLALDEVKAGTMPEAQKKAMVQGITQNNAQIAFEALMSNLRKEAKIKLGDIITQQ, from the coding sequence ATGATGGACAGCTTACGCACGGCTGCTAACAGCCTCGTGCTCAAGATTATTTTCGGTATCATTATCGTGTCGTTCATATTGACCGGCGTGAGCGGATACCTGATTGGCGGTAGTGCAAACTACGCCGCAAAAGTGAACGACCAGGAAATCAGCCGTGGGCAGTTTGAGAATGCATTCGCCGGTGAACGTAACCGCATGCAGCAACAGCTGGGCGATCAGTTCTCTGAACTGGCGGCGAATGAAGGGTACATGAAAAACCTGCGTCAGCAGACGCTGAACCGTCTTATCGACGAAGCGCTGCTGGATCAGTACGCCCGTGACCTCGGTCTGAGCATCAGCGACGATCAGGTTAAGAAAGCCATTTTCTCCACCCCGGCTTTCCAGAATGACGGCAAATTCGATAACACCCGCTATAACGCTATCGTGAATCAGATGGGGATGACGCCGGATCAATACGCTCAGGCGCTGCGTAACCAGCTGACCACTCAGCAGCTGATCAACGCTGTTGTCGGCACTGACTTCATGCTCAAAGGCGAAGCGGATGAACTGGCGACGCTGGTCTCACAGCAGCGCGTCGTGCGCGAAGCCACTTTCGACGTTAATGCTCTGGCCGCTAAGCAGCAGGCGAGCGACGAAGAGGTGAAGAGCTACTACGAGCAGAACAAAAACAACTTCACCGCCCCGGAGCAGTTCCGCGTAAGCTACATCAAGCTGGATGCGGCTGCGATGCAGGAAAACGCAACCGATGCGGAGATCCAGTCTTACTACGATCAGCATCAGGAACAGTTCACTCAGCCACAGCGTAACCGTTTCAGCGTGATTCAGACCAAAACTGAAGACGACGCCAAAGCGGCGCTGGAAGAGCTTAACAAAGGCACCGACTTCGCGACGGTGGCGAAAGAGAAATCCACCGACATCATCTCCGCCAAAAACGGCGGTGACATGGGCTGGCTGGAAGAGGGCACCACCCCGGACGAGCTGAAAAATGCCGGTCTGAAAGAGAAAGGTCAACTTTCTGGTGTGATCAAATCCTCCGTCGGCTTCCTGGTGGTGCGTCTGGATGACATCACCCCGGCGACCACCAAACCGCTGGCTGACGTTCGTGATGACATCGCGGCGAAAGTGAAGCAGGAGAAAGCGCTGGATGGTTTCTATGCGTTGCAGCAGAAAGTGAGCGACGCGGCGAGCAATGACAACGAGTCGCTGGCGGGCGCAGAGCAGGCCGCAGGTGCGAAAGCGGTCACTACCGGCTGGTTTGGTCATGACAATCTGCCGGAAGAGCTGAACTTCAAACCGGTTGCGGATGCCATCTTCAATGGCGGTCTGGTCGGCGAAAACGGCACTCCGGGCAGCAACTCTGACATCATCACCGTCGACGGTGACCGGGCCTTTGTTCTGCGCGTGAGCGAGCACAAGCCGGAAGCCATCAAGCCGCTGGATGAGGTGAAAGATCAAATCACGGCGCTGGTGAAACATAACAAAGCCGTGCAACAGGCGAAGCTGGACGCTGAGAAGCTGCTGGCCGAGCTGAAAGCCGGTAAAGGTGATGAGGCGCTGAAAGCGGCTGGCCTGAGCTTTGGCGAGGCGAAAACGCTGAGCCGTACCGGTCAGGATCCGATCAGCCAGGCGGCATTCGGTCTGAGCCTGCCGGCGAAAGACAAGCCGAGCTTCGGTATCGCCAACGATATGCAGGGCAACGTGGTGGTTCTGGCGCTGGACGAAGTGAAAGCGGGCACCATGCCGGAAGCGCAGAAGAAAGCGATGGTTCAGGGTATCACCCAGAACAACGCGCAAATTGCCTTCGAAGCACTGATGAGCAACCTGCGTAAAGAAGCCAAAATCAAGCTGGGCGATATCATTACCCAGCAGTAA
- a CDS encoding helix-hairpin-helix domain-containing protein, whose protein sequence is MKYGIKALLITLAFVSAGMSHCALAATPAAKTQAAQARPDAPPLTTTPQQSKAAEAEKGRISINTAPAEELARVMNGVGLKKAQAIVSYREEYGPFETLDDLKQVPGMGGALVERNLAFLTL, encoded by the coding sequence ATGAAATATGGAATCAAAGCCCTCTTGATTACGCTTGCCTTTGTGTCTGCCGGGATGAGCCACTGCGCGCTGGCGGCGACACCGGCCGCCAAAACACAGGCCGCACAAGCCAGGCCCGATGCGCCGCCCCTCACCACCACTCCCCAGCAGTCGAAAGCGGCGGAGGCGGAGAAGGGGCGGATCAGCATCAATACCGCCCCGGCGGAGGAGCTGGCGCGGGTGATGAACGGGGTGGGGCTGAAGAAAGCCCAGGCGATCGTCAGCTACCGGGAAGAGTACGGCCCGTTTGAAACCCTCGACGACCTGAAGCAGGTGCCCGGCATGGGTGGGGCGCTGGTGGAGCGTAATCTTGCGTTCCTGACGCTGTAA